AGCCGGCTGGAGTTTGAATCAAGCCAAGGCAGGGAAAGGGCCAACCCTAAGCTTTTCTCATACGGATTCCCGCATCAGAGAAATTAGCAGCACTACAGGAATAGCATACGTAGACTTTTATTACAAGAATCAGGCCACTCTGGCTTTGCCGCTCTATACCGGCGGCAGAGTCGAAGGTAATATTGACAAAGCCAAACTTGGGGTTGAGTATTATGGCCTGGGGGTGGAGCAAGCCAAGCAGCAAATAAAGTTGGACGCCACCACCTCATACTATAATTTGCTGCAAACCCGCAACCTGGTCAAACTAAATCAGGAATCAGTAGACCAACTGGACGCCCACCTCAAAAATGTGCAGGCCCAATATGGGGCAGGAACTGTCGCCAAGTCTGATGTTTTGCGCTCGGAAGTAGAAAAAGCCAATGCCGAACAAAATCTGATTAAAGCCCAAAATAACTATGATTTGGCAATGGCCAGCAGCAATAATGTAATGGGGTTGCCCCTGGACACGCAACTTGCGGTAAAAGATGAACTGAAATATGAAAAGTTTGGGAAGAGTCTGGAAGATTGCGTTCAGATAGCTCTTGCCAATAGACCGGAAGCCACCCAGGCCGATACCAACGTGGCGATGGCCAGGAAGGACATTGATATTGCGGCCAGCGGCAATAAGCCGCAGGTGTCATTGAACGCCAATTCCGGGTGGTATAACGACGAGTTCCCCGGAGCCGATAATAATACCTGGTCAGTGGCAGTAGTCACAAGTCTTAATGTGTTTGATTCAAATCTTACCAAATCCCAGGTTAAGGGGGCGGATGCGGCGCTGGTCAGAGCAACCGAACAGGCTCGCCAGGCTAAAGACGGAATCCAGCTGGAAGTCCGGGAAGCGTATCTCAATATGCTGGAAGCCGAAAAGCGGATTGATACCAGTTCCGTTGCCGTAACCAAAGCCGAGGAAGACTTTAAAATTGCCCAGGTCCGTTATAGCGCCGGTGTGGGTACCAACCTGGATGTTATTGATTCCCAGGTAGCCCTGACCAATGCCAAGACCAATTATGTCCAGGCTCTCTATGACTATAATTCAAACCGGGCGAAACTGGAAAAAGCCATTGGCACAGCTGTAAAGTAATACAGGCTGGGCTTGCCGCCGCTGCTATGGAAAAAGATCGTTTGTCTCGTCGCCGAGGGAACGATCTTTTTTTATTTCTTTTCCGGACAGAATTAAATTCCAGATATATGTAACAGGAAGAAGCCCCGGCAGCGTCGAACTACTTATAGACGCTAAATTATAAAATAACCTGACAGTAAGAAAAACAAGAAAAACGCTAACGCATCTTTTGGACGACCGGCAGGCAAAGGACAGCCTTATTATAAGCGGAGGCGGCAGTGTCGAAGCGTTAATAAGGCTGTCCTTTGCCGTCCTAAACAGATCCTTTCTTACAATATAGCAAAAAGGCTTGGGGGCAGAACATGCGAACTAAGGTCACGGCGTTAATTGTAACA
This window of the Methylomusa anaerophila genome carries:
- a CDS encoding TolC family protein yields the protein MLDMFKKNLRKRVMITLASGFMIANTIVFTVAAAPMELTLDDSVALALKNNPSIKMAEADLTKAGWSLNQAKAGKGPTLSFSHTDSRIREISSTTGIAYVDFYYKNQATLALPLYTGGRVEGNIDKAKLGVEYYGLGVEQAKQQIKLDATTSYYNLLQTRNLVKLNQESVDQLDAHLKNVQAQYGAGTVAKSDVLRSEVEKANAEQNLIKAQNNYDLAMASSNNVMGLPLDTQLAVKDELKYEKFGKSLEDCVQIALANRPEATQADTNVAMARKDIDIAASGNKPQVSLNANSGWYNDEFPGADNNTWSVAVVTSLNVFDSNLTKSQVKGADAALVRATEQARQAKDGIQLEVREAYLNMLEAEKRIDTSSVAVTKAEEDFKIAQVRYSAGVGTNLDVIDSQVALTNAKTNYVQALYDYNSNRAKLEKAIGTAVK